From the genome of Gracilimonas sp., one region includes:
- a CDS encoding response regulator transcription factor, translated as MINIVIIEDNKYMREGWKTILDFEQDLCVIAEYECCEDALGESQLANADVLLLDIQLPGIHGTEGVKIIRDEYPDLSVLMVTIHDDDERIFKALKNGAIGYLSKKISPDELIEAVHIAHNGGSPMSPNIARKVINSFQASKDIDIELSDSEITILKLLAEGCSYKGISKEVFLSVDGVRYHIRNIYNKLEVSNKSEAVAKALRDKLI; from the coding sequence ATGATTAATATTGTAATCATAGAAGACAACAAATACATGAGGGAGGGTTGGAAAACCATTCTCGACTTTGAGCAAGACTTGTGCGTAATTGCTGAGTATGAATGTTGTGAAGATGCTCTGGGTGAGTCACAATTAGCTAATGCAGATGTTCTTTTGCTCGATATACAATTACCGGGGATACATGGAACCGAAGGGGTGAAGATTATCCGGGATGAGTATCCGGATCTGTCTGTTCTTATGGTGACCATTCATGATGATGATGAACGCATTTTTAAGGCCCTTAAAAATGGGGCTATTGGTTACCTGTCAAAAAAAATATCACCCGATGAATTAATTGAGGCTGTTCACATTGCTCACAATGGAGGATCTCCGATGAGTCCTAATATCGCCCGGAAAGTGATTAACTCTTTTCAGGCATCCAAAGATATAGACATTGAACTGTCGGATTCTGAGATCACAATTTTAAAATTACTGGCTGAAGGATGTTCTTATAAAGGAATTTCTAAAGAGGTTTTCCTTTCTGTTGATGGTGTGCGTTATCACATTCGCAATATTTATAACAAGCTTGAGGTAAGTAATAAAAGTGAGGCTGTTGCCAAAGCTTTACGTGATAAACTTATCTGA
- a CDS encoding amidohydrolase family protein, translated as MKKLNIFVFAAALLFGLNASVEAQITEKPEFGKFAITGATIHTVTNGTIEGGVILIDGQKIVQVGQNVKITNDYTQIDASGKHVYPGFIDGWSSLGLVEVSAVAVTVDNRELGQFNPHMYAFTAFNPHSAAVPVTRVSGVTTVFTHPSSGSIAGKGAVMDLWGYSPDSMAVKKSGALILELPSSQGGGWWDNRSEEEIKKEYEQDIKEINDFIAKAKFYDEMTAAYNANPSGKTKPDFDPRMDAMREVLSGDVPVVIPVSREQEILDAIEWTKSHEGMNFVFAGVEEGWRVADEIAEAGIPVLTTTLYTPSRDYDNYQRPYQNPGLMAQAGVKVAIVSDDTENSRNAPFEAGYAAAYGLGTEEAIKALTINPAEIFGVDDVLGSLEAGKQANLFISNGDPLEPMTDIEHVFIKGYKIPMTSRHTQLYDEFLDRDAVNK; from the coding sequence ATGAAGAAACTCAATATTTTTGTTTTTGCAGCTGCTCTGCTGTTTGGATTGAATGCCTCAGTAGAAGCACAAATTACAGAGAAGCCTGAATTTGGTAAGTTTGCCATTACGGGAGCCACTATTCACACTGTAACTAATGGAACCATTGAAGGTGGAGTTATTTTGATTGACGGACAGAAAATTGTTCAGGTTGGTCAAAATGTGAAAATTACCAATGATTACACTCAGATTGATGCTTCAGGTAAACATGTTTACCCTGGGTTCATAGACGGATGGTCATCATTAGGATTGGTTGAAGTCTCTGCGGTTGCTGTAACGGTAGATAATCGCGAACTAGGCCAGTTTAACCCCCACATGTATGCTTTCACGGCTTTCAATCCGCATAGTGCAGCCGTACCGGTAACCAGAGTAAGTGGTGTTACGACGGTATTCACACATCCCAGCTCGGGAAGCATAGCAGGTAAAGGAGCAGTAATGGATCTGTGGGGATATTCTCCGGATTCGATGGCTGTTAAGAAAAGCGGAGCTTTGATTCTGGAACTACCGTCATCACAAGGTGGTGGCTGGTGGGATAACCGATCGGAAGAAGAGATCAAAAAAGAATACGAGCAGGATATCAAAGAGATCAATGATTTCATTGCCAAAGCTAAATTCTATGATGAAATGACAGCTGCGTACAATGCAAATCCTTCTGGGAAAACAAAGCCTGATTTTGATCCACGTATGGATGCCATGCGGGAAGTACTTTCAGGTGATGTTCCTGTTGTTATACCGGTTAGCCGGGAACAGGAAATACTGGATGCCATCGAATGGACCAAATCTCATGAAGGTATGAACTTTGTATTTGCAGGTGTTGAAGAGGGCTGGCGTGTAGCTGATGAAATTGCAGAGGCTGGAATACCTGTTCTTACAACCACCCTTTATACTCCATCCCGTGATTATGATAACTATCAGCGGCCGTATCAAAATCCGGGGTTAATGGCTCAGGCAGGGGTGAAGGTGGCTATTGTTTCCGACGATACCGAAAACTCCCGAAATGCTCCATTTGAAGCCGGATATGCTGCAGCCTATGGTTTAGGCACAGAAGAAGCGATTAAGGCTTTAACTATTAATCCTGCCGAAATATTTGGTGTGGATGATGTTCTTGGTTCTCTGGAAGCTGGTAAACAAGCTAATTTGTTTATCTCAAACGGAGATCCATTGGAACCTATGACCGATATAGAACATGTTTTTATTAAAGGCTATAAGATTCCGATGACCAGCCGTCATACTCAACTGTATGATGAATTCTTAGATCGGGATGCTGTAAATAAATAA
- a CDS encoding trypsin-like peptidase domain-containing protein: MKRKDLILTAILLIMIGITAGTLIALYTINEELAPLAEVRTTEITQSNEPFITDEELEGADARFLFKKIAEEVTPTVVYIEAIVPIDDAMPQDETHEFDEEEDGESIWDRLMPRRARTVGSGVLITTDGYILTNYHVIEGAVEKGLRVVLNDKREYPAKVVGIDSSTDLAVIKINGNNLPKVTIGDSETLDVGEWVLAIGNPFRLRSTVTAGIVSALSRDVQIIDDRMRIESFIQTDAAINKGNSGGALVNTSGQLIGINTAIASQTGAYQGYGFAVPSNLAIKVAKDLIEYGQVRRALLGVSIAGVDYDRAIEKGMETVRGVEILSISDEGAASKAGIIPGDVVLSVNGKEVYEANQLQQQVAIMRPGEVVKLNILRDGREIEKNVTLKLLEPDPIPEISANETPIEPREIPEGNNEGVMYQEFDLGFRVMAVAKAEDAQKFDLIIDQVYKYSEAWNRGLRADQQIHKIEEEKVEDLSSLEELMRQNLNEKGSVTLEIINEENARGFIELKRN; encoded by the coding sequence ATGAAACGCAAAGATTTAATTCTCACAGCCATATTGCTGATTATGATCGGAATCACGGCTGGAACGCTTATCGCACTTTACACGATCAACGAAGAACTTGCACCACTAGCTGAAGTTCGAACCACTGAAATCACCCAAAGTAATGAACCTTTTATAACCGATGAAGAGCTCGAAGGTGCCGATGCTCGCTTCCTATTTAAAAAAATAGCTGAAGAGGTCACACCAACAGTTGTATATATAGAAGCAATAGTACCTATAGATGATGCCATGCCTCAGGACGAAACTCATGAATTTGATGAGGAAGAAGATGGAGAAAGTATTTGGGATAGACTGATGCCGCGCAGGGCAAGAACTGTTGGTTCGGGCGTTTTGATTACTACCGATGGATATATCCTCACAAACTATCATGTGATTGAAGGAGCGGTTGAAAAAGGATTGCGGGTAGTACTGAATGATAAACGCGAGTATCCTGCAAAAGTAGTAGGCATTGATTCAAGTACAGATTTAGCGGTCATCAAAATTAACGGGAATAACTTGCCAAAGGTAACTATTGGTGACTCCGAAACGCTGGATGTAGGGGAATGGGTTTTAGCAATTGGAAATCCATTCAGGCTCAGATCTACGGTAACGGCCGGGATTGTAAGTGCTCTCAGCAGGGATGTACAGATTATAGATGACCGTATGCGCATCGAAAGTTTCATTCAGACTGATGCAGCCATAAATAAAGGGAATAGTGGAGGGGCTTTGGTAAATACCAGTGGACAGCTGATTGGTATAAATACAGCAATTGCTTCTCAAACCGGTGCTTATCAGGGGTACGGATTCGCTGTTCCAAGCAATCTGGCTATTAAGGTAGCTAAAGATTTGATCGAATATGGTCAGGTACGCAGAGCATTGCTTGGAGTTTCCATTGCCGGAGTTGATTATGACCGGGCCATTGAAAAGGGTATGGAAACCGTTCGTGGTGTTGAAATTTTAAGTATTTCAGATGAAGGTGCTGCTTCGAAGGCTGGTATTATTCCGGGTGATGTCGTTCTGAGTGTGAATGGTAAAGAAGTATATGAAGCGAATCAGCTTCAGCAACAGGTTGCTATAATGAGGCCAGGAGAGGTTGTAAAACTTAATATCCTCAGAGATGGAAGAGAGATCGAAAAAAACGTAACCCTAAAACTACTTGAACCAGATCCTATTCCTGAAATCTCTGCTAACGAAACCCCGATTGAACCCAGAGAGATTCCGGAAGGAAATAATGAGGGGGTAATGTATCAGGAATTTGATTTAGGTTTCAGGGTGATGGCTGTAGCCAAAGCAGAGGATGCTCAAAAATTTGATCTGATTATTGATCAGGTTTACAAATATTCTGAAGCCTGGAACCGAGGATTACGTGCAGATCAGCAAATTCATAAAATAGAAGAAGAAAAGGTTGAAGATCTCTCAAGTTTAGAAGAACTTATGCGCCAAAATTTAAATGAAAAAGGATCGGTGACGCTGGAGATTATTAATGAAGAGAATGCCCGCGGATTCATCGAGTTAAAAAGAAATTAA
- a CDS encoding histidine kinase, with amino-acid sequence MSSMKLKLSGFFVVILFLMPAILFSQQRAPSISLDEIRKQIEQLETEDEKLRTYIQMSNRYYRDNPDSLLVVADEIKKINGLDKKKKEAFISFLNANAYRLMNADSAIFYAIKASDRLKELEEHDSYLMMENLQAMQYARKDQYLEAESLYLDAISYRNELEDQIDYPIQFFYGNLGNLYVNIGAHDLAIQMFEKFLEYEDNPPNRCNILSKLAISFMELEDIDRGISTLRPCLEYENLPPPIQSIVRSNLSTMYKRNNEVEEAMQLLEEASAISSRYQIPNIGNAQLSRLGELYLEQSMLQKADSIGRIITSALPTPYSRPNEDIVQLEFLSKLFLAKGEYKQSLEYADQALQTAETHNLLQMVRNIYSLKADAYEKLGDLDNALVNERLQRKHEQEMLDRTERKDNAMLSVRYQLQNKEAQLLDANMEIESIRLRNMLIVISLILIAGYGFYRYRLYYLLKEEKTRNQIARDLHDDLSGTLSSISFFSEAANRVKSDRDESERFLGIISKSAIEAKEKINDIIWAIDPSKDDWSVFLKKCKRFAADVLDSNDIEYTFDIDDNFSFPVELQFRQNLWLIYKECITNLSNHAKAGHVEIVLKEKSKHVYMHISDDGIGFNPDSDGSGNGIENIRYRVGQLAGIAKLDTAPGEGTKWTFTFSTS; translated from the coding sequence ATGAGCAGTATGAAATTGAAGTTGAGCGGTTTTTTTGTAGTTATACTTTTTCTGATGCCGGCTATTTTATTTTCTCAGCAGAGAGCGCCCTCCATAAGCCTTGATGAGATAAGAAAGCAGATTGAACAGCTTGAAACTGAGGATGAAAAACTCAGAACCTATATTCAAATGAGCAATCGCTATTACCGGGATAATCCTGATTCTCTGTTGGTAGTTGCTGATGAAATAAAAAAAATAAACGGGCTGGATAAAAAAAAGAAAGAAGCCTTCATCTCTTTTCTTAATGCGAATGCATACCGATTGATGAATGCTGATTCGGCTATTTTTTATGCAATTAAAGCATCAGACAGATTGAAAGAATTGGAGGAACATGATTCATACCTGATGATGGAAAACCTTCAGGCAATGCAATATGCGCGTAAAGATCAGTATTTAGAGGCAGAGTCTTTATATCTGGATGCTATATCTTATCGTAATGAACTTGAAGATCAAATTGATTATCCAATTCAGTTTTTCTATGGAAACCTGGGGAATTTGTATGTAAATATTGGAGCTCATGATCTTGCAATACAAATGTTTGAGAAGTTTTTAGAATACGAAGACAACCCGCCAAACAGGTGCAATATTTTGTCGAAACTGGCAATAAGCTTTATGGAGCTGGAAGATATTGATCGTGGTATTTCGACTTTGCGGCCATGTCTTGAGTATGAAAATTTACCTCCGCCTATTCAGTCCATAGTTAGGTCAAATCTCAGTACAATGTATAAAAGGAACAATGAGGTAGAAGAGGCTATGCAATTGCTTGAAGAAGCGAGCGCCATTAGTTCAAGGTATCAAATACCAAATATTGGTAATGCACAACTATCCAGACTGGGAGAACTTTACCTGGAGCAAAGTATGTTGCAGAAAGCAGATTCAATAGGTAGAATTATCACTTCAGCTCTACCAACACCATATTCGAGACCAAATGAAGATATTGTGCAGCTGGAGTTTCTCTCAAAGCTATTCCTGGCTAAAGGAGAGTATAAACAGAGCCTGGAATATGCCGATCAGGCTTTGCAAACTGCTGAAACTCATAACCTGCTCCAAATGGTGAGGAATATTTATTCGCTAAAGGCAGATGCTTATGAAAAGCTGGGAGATCTTGACAATGCCCTCGTTAATGAACGCCTGCAGAGAAAGCATGAACAGGAAATGCTTGATAGGACAGAAAGAAAAGATAATGCTATGCTTAGTGTTCGGTATCAGCTACAGAATAAAGAAGCACAGTTATTAGATGCTAACATGGAAATTGAGAGTATAAGGCTTCGAAATATGCTGATAGTCATTAGCTTAATTTTAATTGCGGGCTATGGATTCTATAGGTACCGGCTTTACTATTTACTGAAGGAAGAAAAGACGAGAAATCAGATTGCACGGGATTTACACGATGACTTGAGCGGCACGTTAAGTAGTATCAGTTTTTTCAGTGAAGCAGCAAACAGGGTTAAATCTGATAGGGATGAATCGGAACGATTTCTTGGTATTATCTCCAAAAGTGCGATAGAAGCCAAAGAAAAGATTAATGATATTATTTGGGCAATAGATCCATCTAAAGATGACTGGTCAGTATTTTTGAAAAAATGCAAACGCTTTGCGGCCGATGTGTTAGACAGCAACGATATAGAATATACCTTTGATATCGATGACAATTTTAGTTTCCCGGTTGAACTTCAGTTCAGGCAGAATCTTTGGCTTATCTACAAGGAATGTATCACGAACTTAAGCAATCATGCTAAGGCAGGTCATGTTGAGATAGTCCTTAAAGAGAAATCAAAACATGTCTACATGCATATCTCTGATGATGGAATTGGCTTTAATCCCGATAGTGATGGTTCCGGAAATGGTATTGAGAACATTAGATATAGGGTCGGGCAGTTAGCAGGTATAGCGAAATTGGATACAGCCCCAGGAGAGGGTACAAAATGGACTTTTACATTCAGCACATCATAA
- a CDS encoding DUF3307 domain-containing protein, which yields MYDLFLMLVLAHLLGDFMLQPSTWIERRRQKKWKAYPLYLHGLLHVALGFFALWLTGLSVFWYLAFLIGGTHILIDPIKAFSKKKRLSFFLDQTIHLLVICLSVLIVNDFNFPELSLEFIEWKIIVAFVFVTKPASILITQLLPEDWGPQKTSKKLKSGQSDNGLENAGEYIGILERLLILGFILTNNWSGIGFLLAAKSVFRFSDLQKAEQRKQTEYIMIGTLLSFSIAIVSGWWASF from the coding sequence ATGTATGATTTGTTTCTGATGCTGGTTCTGGCACATTTGCTTGGCGATTTCATGCTTCAACCCTCCACTTGGATAGAAAGGCGCCGGCAAAAGAAATGGAAGGCTTACCCTCTTTATCTGCATGGTTTACTACATGTCGCCCTGGGCTTCTTTGCACTCTGGCTGACTGGATTATCGGTTTTTTGGTACCTGGCTTTTCTGATTGGCGGTACCCATATCCTTATCGATCCTATTAAAGCCTTTTCAAAGAAAAAACGTCTTTCCTTTTTTCTGGACCAAACAATTCACCTGTTGGTCATTTGTCTTTCTGTGCTTATTGTTAATGACTTCAACTTTCCTGAATTATCGTTGGAGTTTATAGAATGGAAAATAATTGTCGCTTTTGTATTTGTCACAAAACCAGCTTCCATTCTTATCACCCAGCTATTACCCGAAGACTGGGGACCTCAAAAAACCTCGAAAAAACTCAAATCCGGGCAATCTGATAACGGACTTGAAAATGCCGGCGAATATATTGGTATCCTGGAAAGACTTCTGATTCTGGGATTCATACTCACCAATAACTGGAGTGGAATCGGGTTTTTGCTCGCAGCTAAATCGGTATTCAGGTTTAGTGACCTTCAGAAAGCGGAGCAGAGAAAACAAACGGAATACATCATGATTGGTACCCTGCTCAGCTTTAGTATTGCTATTGTCAGTGGCTGGTGGGCTTCTTTCTAG
- a CDS encoding amidohydrolase family protein has protein sequence MKKLITFFVLVAFGVSVEAQEKGSVLIKNATVITITDGDLEDTDVLIRDGIIREIGKDLSAPRGVETIDATGKYLMPGIIDAHSHLNGVDINEGRNPVTAEVTMEESVDPNEVGIYHALAGGATSIHLMHGSANVIGGQGETLKLRYGVSQEGMKFEDAPRTIKFALGENPTRVHGQGNGIQPRTRMGVEQVIRGHFDEAIDYKRKREAYLKAKEQYDRRGRGTPPVPVAENLRYEVLNDIIEGEILVHCHSYRADEILMLMRVFNDYGVKNYTFQHANEAFKVAPELAKNGAHTSVFSDWWAYKFEVYYSTAYNASILNANGVINSINSDNDQLLRTLNHEAAKVVRYGNTSVNDALKMITLHPAIQLGIDDRVGSIEEGKHGDVVIWSGHPFSIYSKAEMTFVDGKKYFDLENDPDDMRIQINPGTEFEDGSNFRRIVDNREEDACIQDVFILMGDQSTHNHAHN, from the coding sequence ATGAAGAAACTAATTACGTTTTTTGTTCTCGTTGCTTTTGGAGTCTCAGTTGAAGCCCAGGAAAAAGGCTCTGTACTGATAAAAAATGCAACGGTTATTACGATTACAGATGGTGATCTCGAGGATACAGATGTTCTTATTCGTGACGGTATTATTCGCGAAATAGGAAAAGATCTTAGTGCACCACGTGGTGTAGAAACTATTGACGCTACAGGAAAATACCTGATGCCAGGCATTATTGATGCTCACTCTCACCTGAATGGAGTGGATATCAACGAGGGTCGAAACCCGGTTACGGCAGAGGTAACAATGGAAGAGTCCGTAGATCCTAATGAGGTTGGAATTTATCACGCATTGGCAGGCGGAGCTACAAGTATCCACCTGATGCACGGTTCCGCTAATGTGATTGGAGGACAGGGCGAAACCCTTAAACTTCGATACGGTGTTTCCCAGGAAGGCATGAAGTTTGAAGATGCCCCCAGAACCATCAAATTTGCGCTGGGTGAAAATCCAACTCGTGTTCATGGACAAGGCAATGGGATTCAGCCTCGTACCCGTATGGGTGTTGAGCAAGTTATTCGAGGCCATTTTGATGAGGCCATCGATTATAAACGCAAGCGTGAAGCGTATTTGAAAGCAAAAGAACAATATGACAGAAGAGGGCGGGGAACACCTCCGGTTCCTGTTGCAGAAAACCTCAGGTATGAAGTGCTGAACGATATTATTGAGGGAGAAATATTAGTTCATTGCCACTCGTATCGCGCTGATGAAATCCTGATGCTGATGCGTGTTTTTAACGATTATGGCGTGAAAAATTACACATTTCAGCATGCCAATGAAGCATTTAAAGTAGCCCCGGAATTAGCCAAAAACGGAGCCCATACTTCAGTATTTTCCGATTGGTGGGCATATAAGTTTGAGGTCTATTACTCAACAGCTTATAACGCATCTATCTTGAATGCCAATGGAGTTATTAACTCTATTAACAGTGATAACGACCAGCTACTTAGAACGCTGAATCACGAAGCGGCTAAGGTGGTTCGATATGGAAATACTTCTGTTAACGATGCGCTAAAAATGATCACGCTTCATCCGGCTATTCAACTTGGAATTGATGACCGGGTTGGCAGTATAGAAGAAGGTAAGCACGGCGATGTGGTTATATGGAGCGGACATCCTTTTAGTATTTACAGTAAAGCAGAAATGACTTTCGTGGATGGTAAAAAATACTTCGATCTAGAAAATGACCCTGATGATATGCGTATTCAAATCAATCCCGGAACGGAATTTGAAGACGGTTCTAATTTTCGCCGTATTGTTGATAACCGAGAAGAAGATGCCTGTATCCAGGACGTCTTTATTCTAATGGGAGATCAATCTACCCATAATCATGCCCACAATTAA
- a CDS encoding amidohydrolase family protein — MRKYILLLALLFSGINIQGLFAQTTPAHALKNITIHNADGSVTESATIVWRDGVIEAVGTNVNIPFDAFEIDGGDSLHVYPGFIDGYSTWGSPDLPRNLEALDNPGNPPYDRAGIQPERRPSLILNKDKAFAAGMKAGFTTAALYPNGYMLPGRVEVFYLAPESDGVALMKENLALAGSFEEAPGGWTNGAYPSTMMGVMAQFRQLMFDATALQQHIKYYNQNPEMPAPKRNEVLEALFPLVNKSAPLYFKVDTKEHIERLLKLQDEFGFKAVIVSGKEAYAKSAELKRRNIPVLASIDFTEAPDWYTKMKKAEEKSDDDKEEASEEKEEDISEEEQQYRDKRLEAWKAEVTNIKKLIDAGVAVGYASAGLELKDLSKNLEILLDEGGLTEADVVKLMTSNTASILGLNNAIGSITKGKNASFTVFDKAMSEDKAKVLHSISNGTIHEFNGE, encoded by the coding sequence ATGAGAAAATACATTCTTTTGTTAGCGTTGCTGTTTTCGGGAATAAATATTCAGGGCCTTTTCGCTCAGACCACACCCGCACACGCGCTAAAAAATATTACGATTCATAATGCCGATGGATCAGTGACCGAATCCGCCACTATAGTTTGGCGAGATGGGGTTATTGAAGCTGTTGGCACCAATGTCAATATACCTTTTGATGCTTTTGAGATAGACGGAGGAGATAGCCTTCATGTTTATCCCGGATTTATTGACGGGTATTCCACTTGGGGAAGTCCGGACCTTCCCCGAAATCTGGAAGCATTGGATAATCCAGGCAATCCACCCTATGACCGGGCAGGAATTCAACCCGAAAGAAGGCCAAGTCTTATTTTAAATAAAGACAAAGCTTTTGCTGCGGGAATGAAAGCCGGTTTCACAACAGCGGCTCTTTATCCAAACGGATACATGCTGCCAGGACGCGTAGAGGTTTTTTACCTTGCACCTGAATCTGATGGTGTAGCTTTGATGAAAGAGAATCTGGCATTGGCGGGCTCTTTCGAAGAGGCACCGGGAGGATGGACGAATGGTGCATATCCATCTACGATGATGGGCGTGATGGCTCAATTCCGTCAGCTTATGTTTGATGCAACGGCACTTCAGCAGCATATAAAATATTACAATCAAAACCCGGAGATGCCTGCTCCAAAAAGGAATGAAGTGCTGGAAGCATTATTTCCACTGGTGAACAAATCAGCACCGCTTTATTTCAAAGTTGACACCAAAGAGCATATTGAAAGATTGCTTAAACTGCAGGATGAATTTGGCTTTAAAGCGGTTATTGTTTCTGGTAAAGAGGCTTATGCCAAGTCAGCAGAATTGAAACGAAGAAACATCCCGGTATTAGCGAGCATCGATTTTACCGAAGCTCCGGATTGGTACACTAAGATGAAGAAAGCCGAAGAGAAATCGGATGATGACAAAGAAGAAGCTTCCGAAGAGAAAGAAGAAGACATCTCAGAAGAGGAGCAACAGTATCGTGATAAGCGATTGGAAGCATGGAAGGCTGAAGTGACCAATATTAAGAAGTTGATAGACGCTGGCGTAGCTGTTGGTTATGCATCTGCGGGCCTTGAGCTTAAAGATTTATCTAAGAATCTGGAGATACTGCTGGATGAAGGTGGATTAACAGAGGCAGATGTTGTTAAGCTGATGACTTCAAATACTGCTTCCATTCTTGGCTTAAACAATGCGATTGGCAGTATAACCAAAGGTAAGAATGCCAGTTTCACCGTTTTTGATAAAGCTATGTCGGAAGACAAAGCTAAAGTGCTTCACAGCATTTCAAACGGTACTATTCACGAATTTAACGGAGAGTAA
- the recO gene encoding DNA repair protein RecO, translating to MIAHTQAIILRVIDYQESSKILTVLSAEHGKIALIAKGAKKPKNKLAGILEIGAVLDVVYYHKPNRGVQTLTEASLYYSTNTFRKDFDKAAILYSTLEMISQLVHENEVNNPIFEFAKNFIEWLGDSGETYPSVFAYVQLRLAEISGIGLVSGLTEIPETAYLNVSSGKISEQSEDELSYKLTPAQTRFLILGMSTKSKNIFKAGLENGELRQLVHHLDVYFKYHIEGYQERRSDSIFEQML from the coding sequence ATGATTGCACACACTCAGGCTATAATTTTACGGGTTATTGATTATCAGGAATCGAGTAAGATACTGACAGTTCTTTCGGCAGAGCATGGTAAGATTGCTTTGATTGCCAAAGGAGCTAAAAAGCCCAAAAATAAATTAGCTGGAATTCTGGAGATTGGTGCTGTATTGGATGTTGTTTATTACCATAAACCAAACAGAGGCGTTCAAACACTTACCGAAGCGTCACTTTATTATTCTACAAATACCTTTAGAAAAGATTTTGATAAAGCTGCTATTCTGTACTCTACACTGGAAATGATTTCTCAATTGGTTCATGAGAACGAAGTCAATAACCCCATTTTTGAGTTTGCCAAAAACTTTATCGAGTGGTTGGGTGATTCCGGAGAAACTTATCCTTCGGTTTTCGCGTACGTCCAGCTTAGGCTGGCAGAAATTTCTGGTATTGGATTAGTCAGTGGATTAACCGAGATTCCGGAAACAGCATATTTGAATGTATCGAGTGGAAAAATTTCGGAACAGTCTGAAGATGAATTGTCTTATAAACTAACACCGGCTCAAACACGTTTTTTAATTTTAGGAATGTCCACAAAAAGTAAGAATATTTTTAAAGCAGGATTAGAGAATGGAGAACTAAGACAACTTGTTCACCATTTAGATGTTTATTTTAAATATCATATTGAAGGATACCAGGAACGAAGGTCGGATTCTATTTTTGAACAGATGTTATAG